The genomic region TCAGGTCGGTCTTCTCGCCGAGCGCGTGGAAGAAGCGCTCGAATCCGGCTGTTCCCGCGCCGAACACCTTCGTGGTGTTCTCGACCTTGAAGGCGTGGACGATGCCGGCGGGGACGTACGCGAAGTCGCCCGTGGTCAGCGTGACCTTGGTGTGATAGTCGGCCTGGTCGTCCATCCACACCGAGAGCTCCCCGTCGACGATGTAGAAGAACTCGTGTGTCTTCAGGTGCAGATGAGCCGGGATGCGGTCGCCCTGCCGTGCCTTCACCGTCCAGGCCCCGTACTGGTCCTCGGTCTCGTCTCCCGACAGGAGGATCTCGAAGAGCTGGTCGAAGACGAGGGAC from Microbacter sp. GSS18 harbors:
- a CDS encoding quercetin 2,3-dioxygenase, yielding MTVTESMAMTFPADDPEKTPFAGVLPAAPRPYVLGEGQGEKSLVFDQLFEILLSGDETEDQYGAWTVKARQGDRIPAHLHLKTHEFFYIVDGELSVWMDDQADYHTKVTLTTGDFAYVPAGIVHAFKVENTTKVFGAGTAGFERFFHALGEKTDLTEPQGIYVPPFEVMRAAGDKYATVFMPEFQFRD